One genomic segment of Stigmatopora argus isolate UIUO_Sarg chromosome 1, RoL_Sarg_1.0, whole genome shotgun sequence includes these proteins:
- the slitrk1 gene encoding SLIT and NTRK-like protein 1, with translation MLLWVVLLNAAALCVANGNVTRDVCQERICQCAEVEGDVHVGCEKRSFTTLRHLSGPSSHFYHLLLHGNSLSRLFPNEFANFYNAVSLHLENNGLHDIVPGAFLGLQLVKRLHINNNKIRSFRKSTFLGLDDLEYLQADFNLLREVDPAVFRDLNKLEVLILNDNLISALPADVFRHVPVTHLDLRGNRIKTLPYEGILEQIPGIVEVLLEDNPWDCNCQLVALKEWLENIPPNALIGRVVCEAPTGLQGADLNETAEVELCPSLRGGADTSLAAPPTRDQTPSPLAPGSADAPDPTPPTAPTSGSHGAKSRSKSRENWQLKTKPTPTGADHDRESAVANATCPPPCSCKLVGSRRGLGVNCEGRKMESLANLKPRPLAAHELNLRENNIHAVKKNHLLGYTSLNLLDLGGNNIKVMDNGTFHNQSELRWLYVDKNYLDTLLAEMFLGLVNLEYLSLEYNDIQLIVAGAFTPMPNLRVLFLNNNLLKSLPADAFLGISLSKISLHNNYFSTLPVPGVLEQLNSIIQIDLHGNPWDCSCNIVPFKQWTERLGADVIVSDLKCESPEEFWKRDFRYVRNDLMCSGLYQRIPPGPTSLSKNSTLALDSGTRSNSYVEPNRVSISVLVPGLLLVFVTSAFTVVGMLVFILRNRKRSKRRDGNSSASEINSLQTVCDSSYWHSGHYNADAGAHRGFDCTTQLSAANDA, from the coding sequence atgctgctctGGGTGGTCCTGCTGAACGCGGCGGCGTTGTGTGTCGCCAACGGGAACGTGACGCGAGACGTGTGCCAGGAACGGATCTGCCAGTGCGCCGAGGTGGAGGGTGACGTGCACGTCGGATGCGAGAAGCGGAGCTTCACCACGCTGCGGCACCTGAGCGGGCCCAGCTCGCATTTCTACCACTTGCTGCTGCACGGGAACTCGCTGTCCAGGTTGTTCCCCAACGAGTTCGCCAACTTTTACAACGCCGTCAGCCTGCACCTGGAGAATAACGGTCTTCACGACATCGTCCCGGGTGCGTTCTTGGGTCTACAGTTGGTCAAGAGGCTacacatcaacaacaacaagatcCGTTCCTTCCGGAAGAGCACCTTCCTGGGTTTGGATGACCTGGAGTACCTGCAGGCGGACTTTAATCTTCTGAGGGAGGTGGACCCGGCCGTCTTCCGGGACCTGAACAAGCTGGAGGTGCTGATCCTGAACGACAACCTGATCAGCGCGCTGCCGGCCGACGTGTTCCGGCACGTGCCCGTCACGCACCTGGATCTGCGGGGGAACCGGATCAAGACCTTACCCTACGAGGGGATCCTGGAACAGATCCCGGGGATCGTGGAGGTCCTCCTGGAGGACAACCCGTGGGACTGCAACTGCCAACTTGTGGCCCTCAAGGAATGGCTGGAGAACATCCCGCCCAACGCGCTCATCGGGCGGGTGGTCTGCGAGGCGCCCACCGGGCTCCAGGGCGCCGACCTGAACGAGACGGCGGAGGTCGAGCTGTGCCCTTCGCTGAGGGGCGGCGCCGACACCAGCCTGGCGGCGCCCCCCACTCGGGATCAGACCCCCAGCCCCTTGGCGCCGGGCTCGGCGGACGCTCCCGACCCCACTCCGCCCACGGCGCCCACGTCGGGAAGTCACGGCGCAAAGAGTCGCTCCAAGTCGCGGGAGAACTGGCAACTCAAGACCAAGCCCACGCCCACGGGCGCCGACCACGATAGGGAGTCGGCGGTGGCCAACGCCACCTGCCCGCCGCCGTGCAGCTGCAAGCTGGTGGGCTCGCGGCGAGGCCTGGGGGTCAACTGCGAGGGCAGGAAGATGGAGAGCCTGGCTAACTTGAAACCCAGGCCCTTAGCGGCCCACGAGCTCAACCTGCGCGAGAACAACATCCACGCGGTGAAGAAGAACCACCTCCTGGGCTATACCAGTCTCAACCTGCTGGATCTGGGCGGGAACAACATCAAAGTCATGGACAATGGCACCTTCCACAACCAGAGCGAGTTGAGGTGGCTGTACGTGGATAAGAACTACCTGGATACGCTCCTAGCCGAGATGTTCCTGGGCCTGGTCAACCTGGAATACCTGAGTTTGGAATACAACGACATCCAGCTGATCGTGGCAGGCGCCTTCACCCCCATGCCCAACCTGAGGGTTCTATTCCTCAACAACAACTTGCTCAAATCATTGCCGGCCGATGCCTTCCTTGGGATTTCTTTGTCCAAAATCAGCCTGCATAATAATTACTTCTCCACCCTGCCcgtgccgggggtgctggagcaactCAACTCCATCATCCAGATCGATTTACACGGGAACCCCTGGGATTGCTCCTGCAACATCGTGCCCTTCAAGCAGTGGACCGAGCGACTGGGCGCCGACGTCATCGTCAGCGACCTCAAGTGCGAGTCGCCCGAAGAGTTCTGGAAGCGAGACTTCCGCTACGTGCGGAACGACCTGATGTGTTCCGGGCTCTACCAGCGGATCCCCCCGGGGCCCACCTCCCTGTCCAAAAACAGCACCTTGGCCCTGGACTCGGGAACCCGCTCAAACTCTTACGTGGAACCCAACCGGGTCTCCATTTCGGTGCTGGTCCCCGGGTTGCTGCTGGTTTTCGTCACCTCGGCGTTTACCGTGGTGGGCATGCTGGTCTTCATCCTGCGCAACCGCAAGCGCTCCAAGCGGCGGGACGGAAACTCCTCGGCGTCCGAGATCAACTCCCTGCAGACCGTTTGCGACTCGTCGTACTGGCACAGCGGGCACTACAACGCCGACGCGGGGGCGCACCGGGGGTTTGACTGTACCACGCAACTCTCCGCCGCCAACGACGCGTGA